The following coding sequences lie in one Streptomyces sp. NBC_00510 genomic window:
- a CDS encoding TerC/Alx family metal homeostasis membrane protein, whose amino-acid sequence MDVSLTLWVLTIAGLCALIAADFFIGRKPHEVSVKEAGTWTVVWIVLAALFGLGLLFFAGGQPAGEFFAGYITEKSLSVDNLFVFVLIMAKFAVPSQYQQRVLLFGVLIALVLRAAFIAAGAAIIASFSWVFFIFGAFLIWTAWKLVQEARAEEHDEEFEENRLLKAAERRFGVADRYHGTKLFIQQNGKRIMTPMLVVMLAIGTTDVLFALDSIPAIFGLTQDPYIVFTANAFALMGLRQLYFLIGGLLKKLVHLSYGLSIILGFIGVKLVLHALHEAGVHVPEISIPFSLGFIVVVLAVTTVTSLMASKKQAAADKRDEEHIDA is encoded by the coding sequence GTGGATGTATCCCTGACTCTGTGGGTGCTGACCATCGCCGGTCTGTGCGCCCTGATCGCCGCCGACTTCTTCATCGGGCGCAAGCCCCATGAGGTGTCCGTCAAGGAAGCCGGGACCTGGACCGTCGTCTGGATCGTCCTGGCCGCCCTGTTCGGGCTCGGCCTGCTGTTCTTCGCCGGCGGGCAGCCCGCGGGCGAGTTCTTCGCCGGCTACATCACCGAGAAGTCGCTCAGCGTCGACAACCTCTTCGTCTTCGTCCTGATCATGGCGAAGTTCGCGGTGCCGTCCCAGTACCAGCAGCGCGTGCTGCTCTTCGGCGTGCTCATCGCGCTCGTCCTGCGAGCGGCCTTCATCGCCGCCGGCGCCGCCATCATCGCCAGCTTCTCCTGGGTCTTCTTCATCTTCGGCGCCTTCCTCATCTGGACCGCGTGGAAGCTGGTCCAGGAGGCCCGGGCCGAGGAGCACGACGAGGAGTTCGAGGAGAACCGGCTGCTCAAGGCCGCCGAGCGCCGCTTCGGCGTCGCGGACCGCTACCACGGCACCAAGCTCTTCATCCAGCAGAACGGCAAGCGGATCATGACCCCGATGCTGGTGGTCATGCTGGCGATCGGCACCACCGACGTCCTGTTCGCGCTGGATTCCATCCCGGCGATCTTCGGCCTGACCCAGGACCCGTACATCGTCTTCACCGCCAACGCCTTCGCCCTGATGGGCCTGCGGCAGCTGTACTTCCTCATCGGCGGTCTGCTGAAGAAGCTGGTCCACCTCTCCTACGGGCTGTCGATCATCCTCGGCTTCATCGGCGTGAAGCTCGTGCTCCACGCCCTGCACGAGGCGGGGGTCCACGTCCCCGAGATCAGCATCCCGTTCTCCCTCGGCTTCATCGTCGTGGTCCTCGCCGTCACCACGGTCACCAGCCTCATGGCGTCGAAGAAGCAGGCGGCCGCGGACAAGCGCGACGAGGAGCACATCGACGCCTGA
- a CDS encoding MFS transporter, whose product MARIAAASAAGTAIEFYDFFAYGTAAALVLGPLFFPDASALAGTLAAFGTFAAGFVARPLGSVLFGHIGDRVGRRPVLIGSLLLTGLATTAVGCVPAHASIGPAAPVLLVTLRFLQGLGLGGEWGGAVLLVAEHAPGRRRGLWASLPQTGPAVGFLLANGIVLALSAGLSDAAFRSWGWRVPFWVAGVLALAGLALRAALPESPAFAAAAGRGDLARVPVSELLREHGRLVLLTAGAMACGYAVFYTVTTWSLAYATEHLGMDRTVVLGCVLVAVLVKGVLTPLAGLLGDRFGRRRMALAGTAAMGVVIFPYAGLLASGSPVAITVGSAAELLAFITVFAVVGAYLPELYAPRVRCTGAALGYNLGGVLGGALTPVVATRLAAGSGTPWPVAAYVAGVALLSLGCFAALPETRGEAAADATAGCAAVRRAPRPG is encoded by the coding sequence ATGGCCCGGATCGCCGCCGCGTCGGCGGCCGGGACCGCGATCGAGTTCTACGACTTCTTCGCCTACGGCACCGCGGCCGCCCTCGTCCTCGGACCGCTGTTCTTCCCCGACGCCTCGGCCCTCGCCGGCACCCTCGCCGCCTTCGGCACCTTCGCGGCGGGCTTCGTCGCCCGCCCGCTCGGCTCGGTCCTCTTCGGCCACATCGGCGACCGCGTCGGACGGCGCCCCGTGCTGATCGGCTCCCTGCTGCTGACCGGGCTGGCGACCACCGCCGTCGGCTGCGTCCCCGCTCACGCCTCGATCGGCCCGGCCGCGCCCGTGCTGCTGGTGACCCTGCGTTTCCTGCAGGGGCTGGGGCTGGGCGGCGAGTGGGGCGGGGCGGTGCTGCTCGTCGCGGAGCACGCGCCGGGGCGGCGCCGCGGACTGTGGGCGAGCCTGCCGCAGACCGGTCCCGCGGTGGGCTTCCTGCTGGCGAACGGGATCGTGCTCGCCCTGTCCGCGGGGCTGAGCGACGCGGCCTTCCGCTCCTGGGGCTGGCGGGTGCCGTTCTGGGTGGCGGGCGTGCTGGCGCTGGCCGGGCTGGCGCTGCGGGCGGCGCTCCCGGAGAGCCCCGCGTTCGCGGCGGCCGCGGGGCGCGGGGACCTGGCCCGGGTGCCCGTCTCGGAGCTGCTGCGCGAGCACGGCCGCCTGGTGCTGCTCACGGCGGGCGCCATGGCGTGCGGCTACGCCGTCTTCTACACGGTGACCACCTGGTCGCTGGCGTACGCCACGGAGCACCTCGGCATGGACCGCACGGTCGTGCTGGGCTGCGTCCTGGTGGCCGTCCTGGTCAAGGGGGTCCTGACCCCGCTGGCGGGACTGCTCGGCGACCGCTTCGGACGCCGGCGGATGGCACTGGCCGGTACGGCGGCGATGGGCGTGGTGATCTTCCCCTACGCCGGACTGCTCGCGAGCGGCTCGCCGGTGGCGATCACCGTGGGGTCCGCCGCGGAGCTGCTCGCCTTCATCACGGTCTTCGCCGTCGTGGGCGCGTACCTCCCGGAGCTGTACGCGCCCCGGGTGCGCTGCACCGGCGCCGCCCTGGGCTACAACCTCGGCGGTGTCCTGGGCGGCGCGCTGACCCCGGTCGTGGCGACCCGGCTGGCGGCGGGCTCCGGCACGCCCTGGCCGGTGGCGGCGTACGTCGCGGGGGTCGCGCTGCTCAGCCTCGGCTGCTTCGCGGCGCTGCCGGAGACCCGGGGCGAGGCCGCCGCGGACGCGACGGCGGGGTGCGCGGCGGTCCGCCGCGCACCCCGTCCGGGCTGA
- a CDS encoding MBL fold metallo-hydrolase — protein sequence MTYSGEVTVGGAPDVHELKDLIITKVAVGPMDNNAYVLRCRATDEQLLVDAANDAHTLVEVVGNDGLASVVTTHRHADHWQALQAVVDATGARTYAGRHDAEGIPVPTDVPVEDGDRIRVGRVELTARHLVGHTPGSIVLIYDDPHGHPHIFTGDCLFPGGVGNTHNNPDHFTSLFEGVKAKLFDRLPDETWVYPGHGKDTTLGDERPHLDEWRERGW from the coding sequence ATGACGTACAGCGGCGAGGTCACGGTCGGGGGCGCGCCCGACGTGCACGAACTCAAAGACCTCATCATCACCAAGGTCGCGGTCGGCCCCATGGACAACAACGCGTACGTGCTGCGCTGCCGCGCCACCGACGAGCAGCTGCTCGTCGACGCGGCGAACGACGCGCACACGCTCGTGGAGGTCGTCGGCAACGACGGTCTCGCGTCCGTCGTCACCACGCACCGGCACGCCGACCACTGGCAGGCGCTGCAGGCCGTGGTCGACGCGACCGGCGCCCGTACCTACGCGGGCCGCCACGACGCCGAGGGGATCCCCGTCCCCACCGACGTGCCGGTCGAGGACGGCGACCGGATCCGGGTCGGCCGGGTCGAGCTCACCGCCCGGCACCTGGTGGGCCACACGCCCGGCAGCATCGTCCTGATCTACGACGACCCCCACGGGCACCCGCACATCTTCACCGGGGACTGCCTCTTCCCCGGCGGCGTGGGCAACACGCACAACAACCCGGACCACTTCACGAGCCTGTTCGAGGGGGTCAAGGCCAAGCTCTTCGACCGGCTCCCGGACGAGACCTGGGTCTACCCCGGCCACGGCAAGGACACCACGCTCGGCGACGAGCGCCCCCACCTCGACGAATGGCGCGAACGGGGCTGGTAG